The following proteins come from a genomic window of Spea bombifrons isolate aSpeBom1 chromosome 10, aSpeBom1.2.pri, whole genome shotgun sequence:
- the COPB1 gene encoding coatomer subunit beta isoform X1: MTAAENVCYTLINVPMDSEPPSEVSLKTDLEKGDVKSKTEALKKVIIMILNGEKLPGLLMTIIRFVLPLQDHTIKKLLLVFWEIVPKTTPDGKLLQEMILVCDAYRKDLQHPNEFIRGSTLRFLCKLKEAELLEPLMPAIRACLEHRHSYVRRNAVLAIYTIYRNFEHLIPDAPELIHDFLVNEKDASCKRNAFMMLIHADQDRALDYLSTCIDQVQTFGDILQLVIVELIYKVCHANPSERARFIRCIFNLLQSSSPAVKYEAAGTLVTLSSAPTAIKAAAQCYIDLIIKESDNNVKLIVLDRLIELKDHPSHERVLQDLVMDILRVLSTPDLEVRKKTLQLALDLVSSRNVEELVIVLKKEVIKTNNVSEHEDTDKYRQLLVRTLHSCSVRFPDMAANVIPVLMEFLSDSNEAAAADVLEFVREAVQRFDNLRPLIVEKTLEVFHAIKSVKIYRGALWILGEYCSTKDDIQSVMTEVRRSLGEVPIVDNELKKESGEMKPEDEVTVGPAQKLVTEMGTYATQSALSSSRPTKKEEDRCAVMISSHLSPPRPRFFFTVFKNVYFPYRPPLRGFLLDGDFFVAASLATTLTKIALRYVALVQEKKRQNSFVAEAMLLMASILHLGKSSLPKKPITDDDVDRISLCLKVLSECSPLMNEIFNKECRQSLSHMLSAKLEEEKLSQKKESEKRNVTVQADDPISFMQLTAKSEMASKEDQFQLSLLAAMGTTQRKEAADPLASKLNKVTQLTGFSDPVYAEAYVHVNQYDIVLDVLVVNQTSDTLQNCTLELATLGDLKLVEKPSPLTLAPHDFANIKANVKVASTENGIIFGNIVYDVSGAASDRNCVVLSDIHIDIMDYIQPASCTDTEFRQMWAEFEWENKVTVNTNIIDLNEYLQHILKSTNMKCLTPEKALSGYCGFMAANLYARSIFGEDALANVSIEKPIHLGPDAPVTGHIRIRAKSQGMALSLGDKINLSQKKSSI; the protein is encoded by the exons ATGACCGCTGCAGAGAACGTGTGCTACACGCTGATCAATGTGCCGATGGACTCGGAGCCTCCGTCGGAGGTCTCGCTGAAGACCGATCTAG AAAAGGGAGACGTCAAGTCCAAGACGGAGGCTCTGAAGAAAGTCATCATCATGATCCTGAACGGAGAGAAGCTCCCTGGCCTTCTCATGACCATCATTCGGTTTGTGCTGCCGCTGCAGGATCACACGATAAAGAAGCTGCTCCTGGTCTTCTGGGAGATCGTCCCCAAAACGACTCCGGACGGCAAACTGTTACAGGAGATGATCCTCGTCTGTGACGCCTATAGGAAG gatctCCAACATCCCAACGAATTCATCCGCGGCTCCACTCTGCGTTTCTTGTGCAAACTGAAGGAGGCAGAGCTGCTGGAGCCTTTGATGCCGGCGATCCGCGCATGCTTGGAGCACCGACACAGCTACGTACGCAGGAACGCGGTGCTCGCCATCTACACCATTTACAG GAATTTTGAACACCTCATTCCCGACGCCCCTGAACTCATCCATGATTTTCTTGTGAACGAGAAAGATGCAAGCTGCAAGAGGAATGCTTTCATGATGCTTATCCATGCTGACCAG GACCGCGCTCTTGATTACTTAAGTACCTGCATAGACCAAGTGCAGACGTTCGGAGACATCCTCCAGCTGGTTATCGTTGAGCTGATCTATAAG GTCTGCCACGCCAACCCGTCCGAGAGAGCTCGCTTTATCAGATGCATCTTCAACCTGCTCCAGTCATCCAGCCCTGCCGTGAAGTACGAAGCAGCGGGGACCCTCGTCACGTTATCCAGTGCGCCCACCGCCATCAAG GCAGCCGCTCAGTGTTACATCGACCTGATCATCAAGGAAAGTGACAACAACGTCAAGCTCATTGTGCTGGATCGTCTGATCGAACTGAAGGACCACCCTTCTCACGAACGCGTGTTACAG GATCTGGTGATGGACATCCTAAGAGTCCTGAGCACCCCTGATCTGGAGGTGCGCAAGAAGACCCTGCAGCTGGCTCTGGACCTGGTTTCTTCCAGGAACGTGGAGGAG CTGGTCATAGTGCTGAAGAAAGAAGTCATCAAAACCAACAATGTCTCCGAACATGAAGACACCGATAAATACCGCCAGCTCCTGGTGCGCACCCTACACTCCTGCAGCGTCCGCTTCCCAGACATGGCAGCAAACGTCATTCCGGTG CTGATGGAGTTCCTTAGCGACAGCAATGAGGCGGCAGCCGCGGACGTGTTGGAGTTCGTGCGCGAAGCGGTTCAGCGGTTCGACAACCTCCGTCCTCTCATCGTGGAGAAGACGCTGGAAGTTTTCCACGCCATCAAATCTGTCAA GATTTATCGAGGGGCTCTCTGGATTTTGGGAGAATACTGCAGCACCAAAGACGACATTCAGAGCGTGATGACTGAAGTGCGCCGGTCTCTCGGAGAG GTCCCGATCGTTGATAATGAACTTAAGAAGGAATCTGGAGAAATGAAGCCTGAAGATGAAGTAACCGTCGGCccggctcagaagctggtgacaGAAATGGGCACCTACGCCACGCAGAGCGCCCTCAGCAGCTCGCGGCCGACCAAGAAAGAGGAGGACAGGTGCGCCGTTATGATTTCTTCTCATCTTTCTCCTCCGCggcccaggtttttttttaccgttttcaaaaatgtttattttccttaCAGGCCTCCTCTACGAGGTTTCTTGCTCGACGGGGACTTCTTTGTTGCCGCTTCTCTCGCCACCACGCTGACTAAGATCGCTCTGCGCTACGTAGCTTTGGTCCAGGAGAAAAAGAGGCAAAAC TCTTTTGTGGCAGAAGCCATGTTGCTCATGGCCAGCATTCTTCACCTGGGAAAGTCGTCCCTTCCCAAGAAGCCCATCACGGACGACGACGTGGACCGGATCTCGCTCTGTCTCAAGGTCTTGTCCGAATGTTCTCCTCTCATGAACGAGATCTTCAACAAGGAGTGCCgtcagtctctctcgcacatgCTGTCCGCCAAACTCGAGGAGGAGAAGCTTTCTCAGAAG AAAGAGTCCGAGAAGCGAAACGTGACGGTCCAGGCCGATGACCCCATATCCTTCATGCAGCTGACCGCCAAGAGCGAGATGGCGTCCAAAGAGGACCAATTTCAGCTGAGCCTCCTAGCAGCCATGGGGACAACCCAGAGGAAGGAGGCGGCCGACCCGCTGGCTTCCAAACTCAACAAA GTCACGCAGCTCACCGGTTTCTCGGACCCCGTCTACGCCGAGGCATACGTCCACGTCAATCAGTACGACATTGTTTTGGATGTTTTAGTTGTCAATCAGACCAGCGACACTCTGCAGAACTGTACCCTGGAGCTGGCCACGCTGG GTGATTTGAAGCTGGTGGAGAAACCATCTCCTCTGACGCTCGCTCCACACGACTTCGCCAACATTAAAGCCAACGTCAAAGTGGCTTCTACAGAGAACGGAATCATTTTTGGGAATATCG TTTACGACGTGTCCGGTGCGGCAAGCGACAGAAACTGCGTCGTTCTCAGCGATATCCACATCGACATCATGGATTACATCCAGCCGGCGTCCTGCACCGACACAGAGTTCCGACAGATGTGGGCAGAGTTCGAGTGGGAGAATAAG GTGACGGTTAACACGAATATCATCGACCTGAACGAATACCTGCAGCACATTCTGAAGTCGACGAACATGAAATGCCTCACTCCCGAGAAG GCCTTGTCCGGTTACTGCGGCTTCATGGCCGCCAACCTCTACGCCCGTTCCATATTCGGGGAGGACGCCCTCGCCAACGTCAGCATCGAAAAGCCAATTCACCTCGGGCCTGATGCCCCGGTCACCGGACACATACGGATCAGAGCCAAGAGTCAG ggAATGGCTCTGAGTCTCGGGGATAAAATCAACCTGTCCCAGAAGAAATCCAGCATATAA
- the COPB1 gene encoding coatomer subunit beta isoform X2 — translation MTAAENVCYTLINVPMDSEPPSEVSLKTDLEKGDVKSKTEALKKVIIMILNGEKLPGLLMTIIRFVLPLQDHTIKKLLLVFWEIVPKTTPDGKLLQEMILVCDAYRKDLQHPNEFIRGSTLRFLCKLKEAELLEPLMPAIRACLEHRHSYVRRNAVLAIYTIYRNFEHLIPDAPELIHDFLVNEKDASCKRNAFMMLIHADQDRALDYLSTCIDQVQTFGDILQLVIVELIYKVCHANPSERARFIRCIFNLLQSSSPAVKYEAAGTLVTLSSAPTAIKAAAQCYIDLIIKESDNNVKLIVLDRLIELKDHPSHERVLQDLVMDILRVLSTPDLEVRKKTLQLALDLVSSRNVEELVIVLKKEVIKTNNVSEHEDTDKYRQLLVRTLHSCSVRFPDMAANVIPVLMEFLSDSNEAAAADVLEFVREAVQRFDNLRPLIVEKTLEVFHAIKSVKIYRGALWILGEYCSTKDDIQSVMTEVRRSLGEVPIVDNELKKESGEMKPEDEVTVGPAQKLVTEMGTYATQSALSSSRPTKKEEDRPPLRGFLLDGDFFVAASLATTLTKIALRYVALVQEKKRQNSFVAEAMLLMASILHLGKSSLPKKPITDDDVDRISLCLKVLSECSPLMNEIFNKECRQSLSHMLSAKLEEEKLSQKKESEKRNVTVQADDPISFMQLTAKSEMASKEDQFQLSLLAAMGTTQRKEAADPLASKLNKVTQLTGFSDPVYAEAYVHVNQYDIVLDVLVVNQTSDTLQNCTLELATLGDLKLVEKPSPLTLAPHDFANIKANVKVASTENGIIFGNIVYDVSGAASDRNCVVLSDIHIDIMDYIQPASCTDTEFRQMWAEFEWENKVTVNTNIIDLNEYLQHILKSTNMKCLTPEKALSGYCGFMAANLYARSIFGEDALANVSIEKPIHLGPDAPVTGHIRIRAKSQGMALSLGDKINLSQKKSSI, via the exons ATGACCGCTGCAGAGAACGTGTGCTACACGCTGATCAATGTGCCGATGGACTCGGAGCCTCCGTCGGAGGTCTCGCTGAAGACCGATCTAG AAAAGGGAGACGTCAAGTCCAAGACGGAGGCTCTGAAGAAAGTCATCATCATGATCCTGAACGGAGAGAAGCTCCCTGGCCTTCTCATGACCATCATTCGGTTTGTGCTGCCGCTGCAGGATCACACGATAAAGAAGCTGCTCCTGGTCTTCTGGGAGATCGTCCCCAAAACGACTCCGGACGGCAAACTGTTACAGGAGATGATCCTCGTCTGTGACGCCTATAGGAAG gatctCCAACATCCCAACGAATTCATCCGCGGCTCCACTCTGCGTTTCTTGTGCAAACTGAAGGAGGCAGAGCTGCTGGAGCCTTTGATGCCGGCGATCCGCGCATGCTTGGAGCACCGACACAGCTACGTACGCAGGAACGCGGTGCTCGCCATCTACACCATTTACAG GAATTTTGAACACCTCATTCCCGACGCCCCTGAACTCATCCATGATTTTCTTGTGAACGAGAAAGATGCAAGCTGCAAGAGGAATGCTTTCATGATGCTTATCCATGCTGACCAG GACCGCGCTCTTGATTACTTAAGTACCTGCATAGACCAAGTGCAGACGTTCGGAGACATCCTCCAGCTGGTTATCGTTGAGCTGATCTATAAG GTCTGCCACGCCAACCCGTCCGAGAGAGCTCGCTTTATCAGATGCATCTTCAACCTGCTCCAGTCATCCAGCCCTGCCGTGAAGTACGAAGCAGCGGGGACCCTCGTCACGTTATCCAGTGCGCCCACCGCCATCAAG GCAGCCGCTCAGTGTTACATCGACCTGATCATCAAGGAAAGTGACAACAACGTCAAGCTCATTGTGCTGGATCGTCTGATCGAACTGAAGGACCACCCTTCTCACGAACGCGTGTTACAG GATCTGGTGATGGACATCCTAAGAGTCCTGAGCACCCCTGATCTGGAGGTGCGCAAGAAGACCCTGCAGCTGGCTCTGGACCTGGTTTCTTCCAGGAACGTGGAGGAG CTGGTCATAGTGCTGAAGAAAGAAGTCATCAAAACCAACAATGTCTCCGAACATGAAGACACCGATAAATACCGCCAGCTCCTGGTGCGCACCCTACACTCCTGCAGCGTCCGCTTCCCAGACATGGCAGCAAACGTCATTCCGGTG CTGATGGAGTTCCTTAGCGACAGCAATGAGGCGGCAGCCGCGGACGTGTTGGAGTTCGTGCGCGAAGCGGTTCAGCGGTTCGACAACCTCCGTCCTCTCATCGTGGAGAAGACGCTGGAAGTTTTCCACGCCATCAAATCTGTCAA GATTTATCGAGGGGCTCTCTGGATTTTGGGAGAATACTGCAGCACCAAAGACGACATTCAGAGCGTGATGACTGAAGTGCGCCGGTCTCTCGGAGAG GTCCCGATCGTTGATAATGAACTTAAGAAGGAATCTGGAGAAATGAAGCCTGAAGATGAAGTAACCGTCGGCccggctcagaagctggtgacaGAAATGGGCACCTACGCCACGCAGAGCGCCCTCAGCAGCTCGCGGCCGACCAAGAAAGAGGAGGACAG GCCTCCTCTACGAGGTTTCTTGCTCGACGGGGACTTCTTTGTTGCCGCTTCTCTCGCCACCACGCTGACTAAGATCGCTCTGCGCTACGTAGCTTTGGTCCAGGAGAAAAAGAGGCAAAAC TCTTTTGTGGCAGAAGCCATGTTGCTCATGGCCAGCATTCTTCACCTGGGAAAGTCGTCCCTTCCCAAGAAGCCCATCACGGACGACGACGTGGACCGGATCTCGCTCTGTCTCAAGGTCTTGTCCGAATGTTCTCCTCTCATGAACGAGATCTTCAACAAGGAGTGCCgtcagtctctctcgcacatgCTGTCCGCCAAACTCGAGGAGGAGAAGCTTTCTCAGAAG AAAGAGTCCGAGAAGCGAAACGTGACGGTCCAGGCCGATGACCCCATATCCTTCATGCAGCTGACCGCCAAGAGCGAGATGGCGTCCAAAGAGGACCAATTTCAGCTGAGCCTCCTAGCAGCCATGGGGACAACCCAGAGGAAGGAGGCGGCCGACCCGCTGGCTTCCAAACTCAACAAA GTCACGCAGCTCACCGGTTTCTCGGACCCCGTCTACGCCGAGGCATACGTCCACGTCAATCAGTACGACATTGTTTTGGATGTTTTAGTTGTCAATCAGACCAGCGACACTCTGCAGAACTGTACCCTGGAGCTGGCCACGCTGG GTGATTTGAAGCTGGTGGAGAAACCATCTCCTCTGACGCTCGCTCCACACGACTTCGCCAACATTAAAGCCAACGTCAAAGTGGCTTCTACAGAGAACGGAATCATTTTTGGGAATATCG TTTACGACGTGTCCGGTGCGGCAAGCGACAGAAACTGCGTCGTTCTCAGCGATATCCACATCGACATCATGGATTACATCCAGCCGGCGTCCTGCACCGACACAGAGTTCCGACAGATGTGGGCAGAGTTCGAGTGGGAGAATAAG GTGACGGTTAACACGAATATCATCGACCTGAACGAATACCTGCAGCACATTCTGAAGTCGACGAACATGAAATGCCTCACTCCCGAGAAG GCCTTGTCCGGTTACTGCGGCTTCATGGCCGCCAACCTCTACGCCCGTTCCATATTCGGGGAGGACGCCCTCGCCAACGTCAGCATCGAAAAGCCAATTCACCTCGGGCCTGATGCCCCGGTCACCGGACACATACGGATCAGAGCCAAGAGTCAG ggAATGGCTCTGAGTCTCGGGGATAAAATCAACCTGTCCCAGAAGAAATCCAGCATATAA
- the PSMA1 gene encoding proteasome subunit alpha type-1 — MFRNQYDNDVTVWSPQGRIHQIEYAMEAVKQGSATVGLKSKTHAVLVALKRAQSELAAHQKKILNVDNHIGISIAGLTADARLLCNFMRQECLDSRFVFERPLPVSRLVSLIGSKTQIPTQRYGRRPYGVGLLIAGFDDMGPHIYQTCPSANYFDCKAMSIGARSQSARTYLERRMSEFLDCNLNELVKHGLRALRETLPAEQDLTTKNVSIGIVGKDLEFTIYDDDEVAPFLEGLEERPQRKTAPVAEDPVEKPEEPMEH, encoded by the exons ATG TTTCGCAACCAGTATGACAATGACGTCACAGTGTGGAGCCCACAG GGCCGTATCCATCAAATCGAATATGCCATGGAGGCTGTGAAGCAGGGATCTGCCACCGTGGGGCTGAAATCAAAAACCCACGCTGTGCTTGTGGCCTTAAAA AGGGCTCAGTCCGAGCTGGCCGCCCATCAGAAGAAGATTCTCAATGTAGATAATCACATCGGTATCTCCATCGCTGGGCTGACGGCTGACGCGCGCCTGCTGTG TAACTTCATGCGTCAGGAGTGTCTGGATTCCAGGTTTGTGTTTGAACGTCCGCTCCCGGTGTCTCGGCTTGTCTCGTTGATTGGAAGCA AAACCCAAATTCCAACTCAGCGTTATGGACGGAGACCTTACGGCGTGGGCCTCCTTATTGCAGGTTTTGAT GATATGGGGCCGCACATCTACCAGACGTGCCCTTCGGCAAACTATTTTGATTGCAAGGCGATGTCTATCGGAGCGCGGTCACAGTCGGCTCGCACCTACCTGGAGCGACGTATGTCGGAGTTTCTTGACT GTAATTTGAATGAGCTGGTTAAGCATGGACTTCGTGCTCTAAGAGAAACCCTTCCTGCAGAACAGGACCTGACCACAAAG AATGTTTCTATTGGCATTGTTGGGAAAGACTTGGAATTCACAATCTATGATGATGACGAGGTTGCTCCGTTCCTAGAAGGTCTGGAAGAACGGCCACAAAGAAAG ACGGCCCCTGTTGCAGAAGACCCCGTAGAAAAGCCAGAAGAGCCCATGGAACATTAG